Proteins from a single region of Flavobacterium sp. YJ01:
- a CDS encoding family 43 glycosylhydrolase, with protein sequence MNKIYLTILVLFSYCGFSQSQPENSLKQGQYSNPIFAGDYPDPSLLRDGKDYYVVHSSFDYYPGLLIWHSTDLMNWQPVTNALSKYVGAVWAPDLIKYNNKYYIYFPANNTNFVVSADSINGPWSEPIDLKIGNIDPGHITDDKGNRFLYFSNGGYVALSKDGLSITSELKHVYDGWKIPREWSIECFCMEGPKLFKRGEYYYLTVAEGGTAGPATSHMVISARSKSPLGPWENSPHNPIVRTNSNSETWWSKGHSTVFEDANGKWWMIFHGYEKEYYNLGRQTLLQPIEWTKDGWYKIPDNIQTDKPIAKPEGKTLPEFSLSDNFEGTALKPQWKFYNGVEKTRFKIANNTLIIEGKGDGVGNSSPLVIVPGGHSYSAEVEVEMEGDAVGGLVLFYDNKYYSGILADQNNILANLRGWQFPTEKNTHTRKVFLRLKNIKNTVDMFYSVDGKDWKKIENSVEVSGYNHNVLSGFLGLRIGLCSIGKGSVKFKNFVYKTLE encoded by the coding sequence ATGAATAAAATATATCTAACCATTTTAGTTTTGTTTTCGTATTGCGGGTTTTCTCAATCACAACCAGAAAATAGTTTAAAACAAGGACAATATTCAAATCCCATTTTTGCGGGAGATTATCCTGATCCGAGTTTGCTTCGCGATGGAAAAGATTATTATGTCGTTCATTCTTCATTCGATTATTATCCTGGACTTTTAATTTGGCATTCGACTGATTTAATGAATTGGCAGCCTGTTACAAATGCACTTTCTAAATATGTTGGAGCAGTTTGGGCGCCTGATCTAATTAAGTACAACAATAAATATTACATTTATTTTCCTGCGAATAATACCAATTTCGTAGTTTCAGCCGATTCCATTAACGGACCTTGGAGCGAACCGATAGATTTAAAAATAGGAAACATAGATCCTGGACATATTACAGACGATAAAGGAAACCGATTTTTGTATTTCAGCAACGGCGGTTATGTAGCATTATCAAAAGACGGACTTTCGATAACAAGCGAATTGAAACACGTTTACGATGGATGGAAAATTCCGCGAGAATGGAGTATTGAATGTTTTTGCATGGAAGGTCCGAAATTGTTTAAGCGAGGAGAATATTATTATTTAACCGTTGCAGAAGGCGGAACTGCGGGGCCAGCCACAAGTCATATGGTGATTTCCGCAAGATCAAAATCACCGCTTGGACCTTGGGAAAACTCTCCTCACAATCCGATTGTGCGCACAAACAGTAATTCTGAAACTTGGTGGTCAAAAGGACACAGCACCGTTTTTGAAGATGCAAACGGAAAATGGTGGATGATTTTTCACGGTTATGAAAAAGAGTATTACAATTTAGGACGCCAAACTTTACTTCAGCCAATTGAATGGACAAAAGACGGCTGGTATAAAATTCCAGATAATATTCAAACAGACAAACCAATTGCGAAACCAGAAGGCAAAACGCTTCCTGAATTTTCTTTGAGCGATAATTTTGAAGGAACAGCTTTAAAACCGCAATGGAAGTTTTATAATGGAGTAGAAAAAACAAGATTTAAAATAGCGAATAATACATTGATAATTGAAGGAAAAGGGGATGGCGTAGGAAACAGTTCGCCTCTTGTAATTGTTCCTGGCGGACATTCGTATTCAGCTGAAGTTGAAGTTGAAATGGAAGGCGATGCAGTAGGCGGTTTGGTACTTTTTTACGATAACAAATATTACTCAGGAATATTAGCAGATCAAAATAACATTTTGGCGAATTTAAGAGGATGGCAATTTCCTACGGAGAAAAATACGCATACGCGAAAAGTCTTTCTTCGACTTAAAAACATCAAAAATACAGTCGATATGTTTTACAGCGTTGACGGAAAAGATTGGAAGAAAATTGAAAACTCTGTAGAAGTTTCAGGATACAATCATAATGTTTTAAGCGGTTTTTTGGGATTAAGAATTGGTCTTTGTTCGATTGGAAAAGGAAGTGTGAAGTTTAAGAATTTTGTTTATAAAACTTTAGAGTAA
- a CDS encoding CDGSH iron-sulfur domain-containing protein, with product MSKTKLIINKNGSIKIEGDFEIMDPEGALYGLQGRSALGLCRCGLSNNKPFCDGGHRNNFEHDSVAFDLPPMKTN from the coding sequence ATAAGCAAGACTAAATTAATCATCAATAAAAATGGATCAATCAAAATTGAAGGCGATTTTGAAATCATGGATCCAGAAGGAGCGCTTTACGGTTTACAAGGAAGATCTGCATTAGGACTTTGCCGTTGCGGATTATCTAATAACAAACCTTTTTGCGACGGAGGACACCGAAACAACTTCGAACACGATTCTGTTGCGTTTGATTTACCGCCAATGAAAACGAACTAA
- a CDS encoding patatin-like phospholipase family protein — MIFKRLLIGFFFLVLMNEGIAQNKINLFSEINYNSIPAINLNEYKSVQDRDSRLQNPNIALGVGISGGGSRAQFFSLGVLLGLEEIQEENSNHNFLNEIDYFSTVSGGCYSAGYYLTILKNKLQYDNCTFNEFYFSKADAFKSDVNKSATLFSLLNNSRNEKGEKVSMAQRLDLEVLQYDSANPENQNKFKTQMLLSDFFIPKESKQNPQLPMMVANGTAYNNGERFPFMPHIIRALKINSSLAPNKASLPLDKNQINNGYDFPLTYAITASSAFPGVLPKTKFGIKNQDKILCVIDGGASDNMGYETLIELLHNDNKVKDKNKKSLFIDCLGQGKKSPFINDGKIRLLSLLETASLYTVQTRYMTFERDVENALERYKIPTSNYQIIGFTTLRNHLSTLKKDEKYEDLVTQLKNTDDEAASWLQLHNDFKAKLIEKFGLDSFKKDKNGEILLSSLDREKFKDFGASELLMLYEYASHVETKLKITPEEKEMLLLSGRFAAYLKTNELKELLVENKGF; from the coding sequence ATGATATTTAAAAGACTTTTAATAGGATTCTTTTTTTTGGTTTTGATGAATGAAGGAATCGCTCAAAATAAAATAAATCTATTTTCAGAAATCAATTATAATTCGATTCCTGCGATAAATTTAAACGAATATAAATCAGTTCAGGATCGCGATTCTCGTTTGCAAAACCCTAATATTGCGTTGGGAGTTGGAATTTCTGGCGGCGGATCGAGAGCACAGTTTTTCAGTCTGGGCGTACTTTTAGGTTTAGAAGAAATTCAGGAAGAAAATTCAAACCATAATTTTCTCAATGAAATCGATTATTTCTCGACTGTTTCTGGAGGCTGTTATTCGGCTGGATATTATCTGACTATTCTAAAAAATAAATTGCAATATGACAATTGCACTTTCAACGAATTTTATTTTTCTAAAGCAGATGCCTTTAAATCTGATGTCAATAAATCGGCTACACTTTTTTCTCTTTTAAATAATAGCCGAAACGAAAAAGGAGAAAAAGTCTCTATGGCTCAAAGATTAGATTTGGAAGTTTTGCAATACGACAGCGCCAATCCAGAAAATCAGAATAAGTTTAAAACACAAATGCTTTTGTCTGATTTTTTTATTCCGAAAGAAAGTAAACAAAATCCACAACTGCCAATGATGGTGGCCAACGGAACTGCTTATAACAATGGAGAACGTTTTCCGTTTATGCCGCACATTATTCGGGCTTTAAAAATAAATTCTTCTTTAGCGCCAAATAAAGCGTCACTTCCGCTTGACAAAAATCAAATTAATAATGGTTACGATTTTCCGCTTACGTATGCCATAACGGCGAGTTCTGCTTTTCCTGGCGTTCTGCCAAAAACCAAATTCGGAATCAAAAATCAAGATAAAATTTTATGTGTAATAGACGGTGGCGCTTCTGACAATATGGGTTACGAAACCTTGATTGAATTGCTCCACAACGACAATAAAGTGAAAGACAAAAACAAAAAATCGCTTTTTATTGATTGTTTGGGACAAGGAAAAAAATCGCCTTTTATAAACGATGGCAAAATTAGACTTCTTTCGTTATTAGAAACTGCGTCTTTATATACGGTTCAAACTCGATATATGACTTTTGAAAGAGATGTTGAAAATGCTTTGGAACGCTATAAAATTCCAACTTCAAATTATCAGATTATTGGTTTTACAACTTTAAGAAATCATTTGTCAACTTTGAAGAAAGATGAAAAATATGAAGATTTAGTTACGCAGCTAAAAAATACCGATGACGAAGCGGCAAGTTGGCTTCAGCTTCACAATGATTTTAAAGCAAAACTGATTGAGAAATTTGGTTTGGATAGTTTTAAAAAAGATAAAAATGGCGAAATACTGCTTTCTAGTTTAGATAGAGAAAAGTTTAAAGATTTTGGCGCAAGCGAACTTTTAATGCTTTATGAATATGCTTCGCACGTAGAAACCAAACTCAAAATTACACCCGAAGAAAAAGAAATGTTACTACTTTCTGGACGTTTTGCGGCGTATTTGAAGACCAATGAATTGAAAGAATTATTGGTAGAGAATAAAGGTTTTTAG
- the serS gene encoding serine--tRNA ligase, protein MLQIAFIRENQEKVIKALAKRNIDAKSVVEEVVQLDENRRAAQVELDNTLSESNKLSKDIGELMKSGEKAKAAILKEKTVSLKEKSKELSEKAEALAVELTNKLYTLPNLPADIVPEGKTPDDNLNVFQEGDIPTLHEGAQPHWELVKKYDIIDFELGVKITGAGFPVYKGKGARLQRALINYFLDKNTAAGYNEVQVPHLVNEASGFGTGQLPDKEGQMYHSTIDDLYLIPTAEVPVTNLFRDVILNESELPVLHTAYTPCFRREAGSYGAHVRGLNRLHQFDKVEIVRVEHPDNSYAALDGMVEHVKEILKELKLPYRVLRLCGGDMGFTSALTYDFEVFSTAQDRWLEISSVSNFETFQANRLKLRFKDKDGKNQLAHTLNGSSLALPRVLAGIIENYQTPEGIVIPEVLRPYCGFDIIN, encoded by the coding sequence ATGTTACAAATTGCATTTATTAGAGAAAATCAAGAGAAAGTAATCAAAGCTTTAGCAAAACGAAATATCGATGCTAAAAGCGTTGTTGAAGAAGTGGTTCAATTAGACGAAAATCGTCGTGCTGCACAAGTGGAATTAGACAATACTTTATCAGAATCTAATAAATTGTCCAAAGATATTGGTGAATTGATGAAATCTGGAGAGAAAGCTAAAGCGGCAATCTTAAAAGAAAAAACAGTTTCGCTAAAAGAAAAAAGCAAAGAACTTAGCGAAAAAGCAGAAGCTTTGGCTGTTGAGTTAACCAATAAATTATACACTTTACCAAACCTTCCGGCTGATATTGTTCCTGAGGGAAAAACGCCAGACGATAATTTAAATGTTTTCCAAGAAGGAGATATTCCTACTTTACACGAAGGCGCACAACCGCATTGGGAATTGGTAAAGAAATACGATATTATCGATTTTGAATTGGGTGTAAAAATTACTGGAGCAGGATTTCCTGTTTATAAAGGAAAAGGCGCTCGTTTACAGCGTGCTTTAATCAATTACTTTTTAGACAAAAATACAGCCGCAGGATACAATGAAGTTCAGGTACCGCATTTGGTAAACGAAGCTTCAGGTTTTGGAACGGGACAATTGCCGGATAAAGAAGGACAAATGTATCATTCTACAATTGATGATTTATATTTGATTCCAACTGCTGAGGTTCCAGTTACGAATTTATTTCGTGATGTAATTTTAAACGAAAGCGAATTGCCTGTTTTGCATACAGCGTATACGCCATGTTTCCGTCGTGAAGCAGGTTCTTACGGAGCACACGTTCGCGGATTAAACCGTTTACACCAATTTGATAAAGTAGAAATTGTACGTGTGGAGCATCCAGATAATTCTTATGCTGCGCTTGACGGAATGGTGGAGCATGTAAAAGAGATTCTAAAAGAATTAAAATTACCGTACAGAGTTTTACGTCTTTGCGGTGGCGATATGGGATTCACATCTGCTTTAACTTACGATTTTGAAGTGTTTTCTACAGCACAAGATCGTTGGTTGGAGATTAGTTCTGTTTCTAATTTTGAAACTTTCCAAGCAAATCGTTTGAAGTTGCGTTTCAAAGATAAAGATGGAAAAAATCAATTGGCTCACACACTTAACGGAAGTTCATTAGCGCTTCCGCGTGTTTTAGCTGGAATTATTGAAAATTACCAAACTCCAGAAGGAATCGTAATACCAGAAGTTTTACGTCCTTACTGTGGATTTGATATTATAAACTAA
- the lgt gene encoding prolipoprotein diacylglyceryl transferase, translating into MKNGILNWNVDPVIFWITDSFPLKYYGALFACGLLLGFYIVRNIYKKENLSLDNLDSLLIYVIVGTVLGARLGHCFFYEADYFLKHPIEILLPIQKIKGSYEFVGYQGLASHGGSIGVITAMILYCRKYKVQFLGLLDKMSVAVPVTGAFIRMGNFMNSEIYGKPTNGNWGVVFQRDDLIPRHPTQLYEAFAYLLIFGILFYMYKSEKIRNAQGLIFGTFLTLLFAARFIIEFFKENQEAFENDMLINMGQILSIPFILIGLGLIFWKSKKVTVYSDSL; encoded by the coding sequence ATGAAAAACGGAATATTAAATTGGAACGTAGATCCTGTCATTTTCTGGATCACGGATAGTTTTCCGTTAAAATATTACGGAGCTCTTTTTGCCTGCGGACTTCTTCTAGGCTTTTATATTGTTAGAAATATTTATAAAAAAGAAAACCTTTCTTTAGACAATCTCGACAGCTTACTAATTTATGTTATTGTTGGAACCGTTTTAGGAGCCAGACTTGGACATTGTTTTTTTTATGAAGCAGATTATTTTCTAAAACATCCAATAGAAATTCTTTTGCCAATTCAGAAAATTAAAGGCTCTTACGAATTTGTCGGGTATCAAGGTCTTGCAAGTCACGGAGGTTCAATTGGAGTAATTACGGCAATGATTTTATATTGCCGCAAATACAAAGTGCAATTCTTGGGACTTTTGGATAAAATGTCGGTTGCAGTTCCTGTAACGGGTGCTTTTATCAGAATGGGAAATTTTATGAATTCTGAAATTTACGGAAAACCAACCAACGGAAATTGGGGTGTAGTTTTTCAAAGAGATGATTTAATTCCGAGACATCCAACACAATTATACGAAGCTTTTGCTTATTTATTGATTTTTGGAATTCTGTTTTACATGTACAAATCAGAAAAAATTAGAAATGCACAAGGTTTAATCTTTGGAACTTTCTTAACTTTATTATTCGCAGCTCGTTTTATAATTGAATTTTTCAAAGAAAATCAAGAAGCTTTCGAGAATGATATGCTGATAAATATGGGACAGATTTTAAGTATTCCGTTTATTTTAATTGGTTTGGGATTGATTTTTTGGAAAAGTAAAAAAGTTACAGTTTACAGTGACAGTTTATAG
- a CDS encoding tetratricopeptide repeat protein — translation MKNILIYIVLLFSGFAFGQNEQLAQYYYDKGDFEKAKISYEELLKNAPSNTQYFLRTIDCYQQLQQFANAEKAIQDRYNRYKQGVFLVELGYNFQLQKNDSKAKNYYEQAIEKIKISPNDVYGIANSFEKKVLLEYALKAYQTAMQIQPTFNFNFQIGMLYGQLGKTDLMIDLLLTESFTNPQNTSLIQTQLSRFMNGETDNTAFKDAMRKALILKTQKDQDVFWNHYLSWFYVQQKEFGKAFIQEKAIYKREPESLLSIVNLSQFAMNEEDDETATEILNFILQNTKDLDLLIQSNANLIQIKIKKAEEKEYPAIDQELKQLLTTYEINPFTLSLQLIQAHFLAFNLKKTEEGKEVVKKALQLNLNEYQKADAKMELADILLLEEKYNQALIYYSQIQLDLKNDVMAHEASLKAAKTSYYKGDFEWANKQFKELKAANTQLIANDALEYFLLINDNTAADSTQMALKQFAKGDFLIYQNKKQEAIAQFQNILKTFKGQEIEAVTLLRLGKVYESQKDFASALSQYQQIIDNHSDGIYVDEALFFSAEIYNDELKDTEKAKSLYEKVIFNHQDSIYFVDARKKYRELRGDKNL, via the coding sequence ATGAAAAACATATTAATATATATCGTTTTATTATTTTCTGGTTTTGCATTTGGGCAAAACGAGCAGTTGGCGCAATATTATTATGACAAAGGAGATTTTGAAAAGGCAAAAATCAGTTATGAAGAACTTTTAAAAAATGCGCCTTCCAATACGCAGTATTTTTTAAGAACGATTGATTGTTATCAGCAGTTACAGCAGTTTGCCAATGCAGAAAAAGCAATTCAAGATCGTTACAATCGCTACAAACAAGGTGTCTTTTTAGTAGAATTAGGATATAATTTTCAGTTACAGAAGAACGATTCGAAAGCCAAAAATTACTACGAACAGGCAATCGAAAAAATAAAAATAAGTCCAAACGATGTTTACGGAATTGCCAATTCTTTTGAGAAAAAAGTATTGTTGGAATATGCTTTAAAAGCCTATCAAACAGCAATGCAGATTCAGCCGACTTTTAATTTCAATTTTCAAATCGGGATGTTGTACGGACAATTGGGTAAGACCGATTTAATGATTGATTTACTGCTGACAGAATCTTTTACAAATCCGCAGAACACCAGTTTGATTCAGACGCAATTATCTCGCTTTATGAATGGCGAAACCGATAATACGGCTTTTAAAGATGCGATGCGAAAAGCATTAATTTTAAAAACACAAAAAGATCAAGACGTTTTCTGGAATCATTATTTAAGCTGGTTTTATGTACAGCAAAAAGAATTTGGAAAAGCATTCATTCAAGAAAAAGCCATTTACAAACGTGAACCAGAATCGTTGTTAAGTATTGTCAATCTGAGTCAGTTTGCGATGAATGAAGAGGATGATGAAACGGCTACAGAAATTCTGAATTTCATTCTTCAAAACACAAAAGATTTAGATTTATTGATTCAATCGAATGCGAATTTAATACAGATTAAAATCAAAAAAGCAGAAGAAAAAGAATATCCTGCGATTGATCAAGAATTAAAGCAATTGCTGACAACTTACGAAATCAATCCTTTTACTTTATCTTTGCAACTTATTCAAGCTCATTTTCTGGCTTTTAATTTGAAAAAAACAGAAGAAGGAAAGGAAGTTGTCAAAAAGGCTTTGCAATTAAATTTAAACGAATACCAAAAAGCCGATGCTAAAATGGAATTGGCAGATATTTTGCTTTTGGAAGAAAAATACAATCAAGCGTTGATTTATTATTCTCAGATTCAATTGGATTTAAAGAATGATGTCATGGCGCACGAAGCCAGTTTGAAAGCCGCAAAAACAAGTTATTACAAAGGCGATTTTGAATGGGCAAATAAACAGTTTAAAGAATTAAAAGCGGCCAATACGCAGTTAATTGCAAATGATGCTTTAGAATATTTTCTTTTAATTAATGATAACACTGCTGCAGATTCAACTCAAATGGCGCTGAAGCAATTCGCAAAAGGGGATTTTTTAATTTATCAGAATAAAAAACAAGAAGCAATTGCACAGTTTCAGAATATTTTAAAAACCTTTAAAGGTCAAGAAATAGAAGCAGTAACGTTATTGCGTTTGGGAAAAGTGTACGAAAGTCAGAAAGATTTTGCTTCGGCTTTAAGCCAATATCAGCAAATCATTGACAATCACAGTGACGGAATTTATGTTGATGAAGCGCTGTTTTTCTCAGCCGAAATTTACAACGACGAATTAAAAGATACAGAAAAGGCAAAATCTTTATATGAAAAGGTAATTTTTAACCATCAAGACAGTATTTACTTTGTCGATGCTAGAAAAAAATACCGAGAATTAAGAGGAGATAAGAACTTATAA
- a CDS encoding DUF4286 family protein, producing the protein MIIYNVTTNIHESVHDQWLKWMQEKHIPEILATNKFSSARIVKVLVEEEMGGITYSTQYVTDSKETLEKFYIEDEPEFHREALGLFADKMLSFRTELEVISEH; encoded by the coding sequence ATGATTATTTACAACGTTACCACAAACATACACGAAAGCGTTCACGACCAATGGTTAAAGTGGATGCAGGAAAAACACATACCAGAAATTCTGGCTACTAATAAATTTTCTTCAGCACGAATTGTAAAAGTTCTAGTTGAAGAAGAAATGGGCGGAATTACGTATTCAACACAATATGTGACAGACAGCAAAGAAACGCTGGAGAAGTTTTATATCGAAGATGAACCGGAATTTCACAGAGAAGCATTAGGTTTATTTGCTGATAAAATGCTTTCGTTTAGAACAGAATTAGAAGTTATTTCTGAGCATTAA
- a CDS encoding nucleotidyl transferase AbiEii/AbiGii toxin family protein yields the protein MSKLWDQNIDEFIALSAKHNVRMLMVGGGAVNFHGYQRHSADVDFWIETTEENFKKLVLVFNEMGYEIDDFPNNVKQQQQNISIKFSHADLDLELITKFSVNKSFEEAYNDSEEVTVNGKTFLKWNVLSLEDLITSKIKANRAKDLFDVQQLREINKK from the coding sequence ATGTCAAAACTTTGGGATCAAAATATTGATGAATTTATTGCATTGTCAGCAAAGCATAATGTAAGAATGCTTATGGTTGGCGGTGGAGCTGTTAATTTTCATGGTTATCAAAGACATTCGGCTGATGTTGATTTTTGGATCGAAACAACGGAAGAAAATTTTAAAAAATTAGTATTGGTCTTTAATGAAATGGGGTATGAAATTGATGATTTTCCTAACAATGTAAAGCAGCAACAGCAAAATATATCAATAAAGTTTTCTCATGCTGATTTAGATTTAGAGCTTATAACAAAGTTTTCTGTGAATAAAAGTTTTGAAGAAGCTTATAATGATAGTGAAGAAGTTACTGTAAACGGAAAAACATTTTTGAAATGGAATGTTTTATCGCTTGAAGATTTGATCACAAGCAAAATTAAGGCAAATCGAGCAAAAGATTTATTCGATGTTCAGCAACTACGTGAAATAAATAAAAAATAA
- the rsmA gene encoding 16S rRNA (adenine(1518)-N(6)/adenine(1519)-N(6))-dimethyltransferase RsmA: MEKVKAKKHLGQHFLKDESIAKAIADTLSLKGYDEVLEIGPGMGVLTKYLLDKPIITRVIEIDTESVAYLDANYPKLKDKIISEDFLKYNINQVYENKQFAIIGNFPYNISSQIVFRTLEFRDQIPEFSGMFQKEVAERICEKKGSKTYGILSVLAQAFYDTEYLFTVDENVFIPPPKVKSGVMKMTRKEDYSLPCGEKLFFTVVKTAFQQRRKTLRNSLKTLNLSDNLREDTIFDKRPEQLSVDEFIELTQKIEADGVQS, translated from the coding sequence ATGGAAAAAGTAAAAGCAAAAAAACATTTAGGACAGCACTTTCTTAAAGACGAAAGCATTGCAAAAGCTATTGCAGATACTTTAAGTCTAAAAGGGTACGATGAGGTTTTAGAAATAGGACCAGGAATGGGTGTGCTTACTAAATATTTACTTGACAAACCCATTATTACTCGAGTAATCGAGATTGATACCGAGTCTGTTGCGTATCTGGATGCTAATTATCCAAAATTAAAAGACAAAATTATTTCAGAAGACTTCCTGAAATACAATATAAATCAAGTTTACGAAAATAAGCAGTTCGCAATTATTGGTAACTTTCCTTATAATATCTCTTCTCAAATTGTTTTTAGAACATTAGAATTTAGAGATCAGATTCCGGAATTTTCTGGAATGTTTCAGAAGGAAGTTGCAGAACGAATCTGCGAGAAAAAAGGATCAAAAACATACGGAATTTTGTCTGTCCTAGCACAGGCTTTCTATGATACTGAGTATTTGTTTACTGTAGACGAAAATGTTTTTATTCCTCCGCCCAAGGTGAAATCGGGTGTGATGAAAATGACCCGAAAGGAAGATTATAGTCTTCCTTGTGGTGAAAAGTTATTTTTTACGGTTGTAAAAACGGCTTTTCAGCAGAGACGAAAAACATTACGTAACAGTTTGAAAACATTAAATTTATCAGACAATTTGCGAGAAGACACTATCTTTGATAAACGTCCCGAGCAGTTAAGTGTCGATGAATTTATTGAACTAACTCAAAAAATAGAAGCCGATGGAGTTCAAAGTTAG